In Persephonella sp., the DNA window GCCTATTCTTACAGACAGCGGTGGTTTTCAGGTTTTTTCTCTCTCAAGGGAAAAAAGTAAAGCAGGAAAGCATAAAGCTGAAGTTATTCTGACAGAAGAAGGTGTTAAGTTTAAGTCACATCTTGATGGTTCCTGGCATTTCTTTACCCCGGAATTTGTTATACATATTCAGGAGATAATAGGGAGCGACATTATTATGCCCCTTGATATCTGTCCCCCTTATCCTGTAAGTTACACAACGGCAAAAGATGCAGTTATAAAAACATTAAGCTGGCTTGAAAGATCAAAAAAAGCTAAAAAAAATGATTGGCAGGGACTGTTTGGCATAATACAGGGCTCAGTTTATCAGGATTTAAGAAAGGAAAGCGCCATAAAAACTGTTGATATGGATATGGACGGATACTCAATAGGGGGGCTATCTGTTGGAGAACCTGCAGAGCTTATGTATGAGATGACAGAGGTTGTTATTCCTTTTATTCCGGAAGATAAACCAAGATACCTTATGGGTGTTGGAACGCCGGAAAACATCATTGAATCTGTTGACAGGGGAGTTGATATGTTTGACTGTGTTATGCCAACAAGAAATGCAAGAAACGGAACTCTTTTCACAACTTATGGAAGAATTAATATAAAGGCAGCAAAATTCAAGTTCAGCGATGATCCTGTTGATCCTGAATGTGACTGTTATACATGCAGAAATTTCTCTAAAGGATACATAAGACATCTTTTCAATGCTGAAGAGATTACAGGTATGATACTTGCAACAATTCATAACTTAAGGTTTTATACAAGGCTTATGGAAAATATAAGAAAATCAATAAAAGAAAACCGTTTTAAGGATTTTAAGAAGGATTTTCTTGAAAAGATAAAAATAAACCAGAAAGGATAAAAGATGTTAGGAATATTCAGAAAGAAAAAAACAAAGGTTGTTTACAGATATCCAAATGAAAGAGTTGTTATATTTATTGACGGCGGGAATATGTTCCACGCAACAAATGCATTAAAGATAAAGATAAACTATAAAAAGCTTGTTGAGATACTCCGAAAGGATAGATGGCTTTTGAGGGCTTATTTTTATACAGGTATCCCTTCTGGAGACCTTCCAAAGGATGTGAGGGAACAGCTGAGAAAGCAGATGGGATTTTTGAAGGAGCTCCAGAATTTGGGGATAAAGGTAAAGACCATGCCTCTTAAAAAAACACCTGAAGGGTATATAGAAAAAGGAATAGATATCCTAATAGCAACAGATATGATAAGTCTTGCTTTTAAAAACGCCTACGATACTGTTGTTCTTGTGAGTGGTGACAGCGATTTTGTTCCTGTAGTTGAAAAAATTCAGGAACTTGGAAAAAGGATTGAGAATGCATCTTTCAAAAAAACAAGCTCATACGAGCTCAGAAGAGTTTGTGATGAGTTTATACTCCTTGACAACATAAAACACAGGTTCACAACACCTCTCATACAGGAAAAAACAGAAGCTGAAAAAGGAATTTTTACAGATATATTAAAAAAGTTAAGAAGCTTATTCAGAGGTGGTAAAAGATGAGGAAGGTTGGTTACATATACGATGAGATATACCTGAAACACGACACAGGCGAAGGACATCCTGAATCTCCCCAGAGGCTTATCGCCATAAATGAGTATGTTGATCTGATAAAGGATAAGTTGATATTCATAAAGCCAAGAAGGGCAACAGCACAGGATGTTGCGATGATTCATGATCCTTACTACCCGCAGGAGATAATGGATCTTTGCTCTGCAGGGGGAACATACCTTGATCCTGATACAAGATGTTCTGTTTTTTCCTATGAAGCCGCTCTTTATGCTGTAGGTGCAGGGCTTGAGGCTGTTGACAGGTTGAAAAAGGGAGAGGTTGAAAGGGTATTTGCTGCTGTCAGACCTCCGGGACATCACGCAGAATACTCAAAAGCTATGGGTTTCTGTATATTTAACAACATCTCTATAGCTGCAAGATACGCACAGAAAAAAGGGTATAAAAAGGTTTTTATTATTGATTTTGATGCCCATCATGGAAATGGAACACAGAAGGCATTTTATGAAGATGATACCGTTTTTTACTTCTCAACCCATGAATACCCTTTTTATCCTGGAACAGGATCAAAAGAGGAGAAGGGAAAAGGGAAAGGATACGGATACACATATAATGTTCCTCTTCCTGCAGGGACAGGGGATGACGTTTATGAGAAGGTTTATTCTGAAGAACTTCCACCTCTAATAGAAAGGTTTGATCCAGACATAATAATGGTATCTGCAGGATACGATCTTCACATGGATGATCCCTTGACATATCTTGAGGTAACAACAGAAGGGATAGGAAAGATAGTGGAGAATATTTTAAAAACAAAGGATGTTCCTTTTCTTTTTATGTTAGAGGGAGGATACAACCTTATCGCACTTGGAGAAAGTGTAAAACTGACTATTGAAAAGATGCTTCAGGTATGAAAACAAAAAAAATAGATCAGCTTTTTGAAAAAAAAGAGATAGTAAACACTGGAAAAGATAAATATATAACCGGTCTATCAAATAACTCAAAAGATATCAAAAACGGGTATGTTTTTTTTGCAATAAAAGGAACAATTGCAGACGGACACAGCTTTGCTGAGGAGGCTATAAAAAAAGGGGCTTCTGCTGTTGTTGTTCAGGATGCAGACATAGCTAAAAAGATGAAGGAAAAATATCCAGATGTATGGGTTTTTTTGGTTAAAGACACCAGAAAAAAACAGGCTGAAGTCTCAAGGAAGTTTTATGATTTCCCTGATAAAAAAGTAAAAATAATAGGAATAACAGGAACAAACGGTAAAACGACAGTTTCCTATCTAATATCACAGCTTATAGAAAAATCAGGCAGAAAAACAGGAATAATCGGAACGATAGATTACAGGGTTGGGGATGTGGTGATATCTGAAGGAAGGACAACCCCAGACTCTATACAGTGGTTCAAAATCCTGAAGCAGATGTCTGATCTGGGAGCAGAGTATGTTGTTGCTGAGGTTTCTTCACATGCCCTTGATCAGATGAGGGTTTACGGAACTAAATTTTCAGGAGCTGTGTTTACAAATCTTTCACAGGATCATCTTGATTACCACAAAAATATGGAGGAGTATTTTTTAGCAAAGGAAAGGCTGTTTGATATGCTGGACAGAGAAACTCCTGCCGTTGTTAACACAGATGATATATATGGAAAAAGGCTTTACAGCAGATTTAATAAAAATATCTCTGGAGTTGGAACACAGAATAATCCAGAATTTAAAATAGAAGACATAAAACTTTCTGAAAAAGGCTCCTCCTTTTTTCTGCACTGGAAAAACAAGAAAATACCTGTAAAAACAAAGCTTATAGGTCTTTTTAATGTTTACAACACGGCTCTTTCAATATCTATCCTGCTGAAAATGGGATTTTCACCTGAATTTCTGTCCAAAGCTTCAGAAGACCTTAAGCCTGTTAGGGGAAGGCTTGAGAGAATAGAAGGAAACGGTTTTTCTGTTTTTGTTGATTATGCCCACACCCCTGATGCATTGAAAAATGTTCTTCAGACCCTTAAAGCTTTAAAAAAAGGAAGGCTTATTACAGTTTTTGGTGCAGGTGGAGACAGGGACAGATCAAAAAGACCTTTAATGGGAGAGGTTGCATCTGAACTTTCTGATATTGTGATCATAACATCTGATAACCCAAGATCAGAAGATCCTATAAAAATAATTGAAGACATAAAATCAGGTATCAAGGGAAACAGCTTCAAGGTAATTCCTGACAGGGAAAAAGCCATAAAAGAGGCTGTTTATACAGCGTCAGAAGGGGATATAATCCTTATCGCAGGAAAAGGGCATGAGAGCTACCAGATTGTAGGAAAAGATATAATCCCTTTTGATGATCTGAAAGTAGCAAAAAAGTATATAAAAAAGAGGCAGCAGGTGCTGCCCAGGCAGGAAAAGTACTAAGCTTTAGAATTACAGCAGGTCGGCAATGGCTGCATCTATTCTTGATTCAAGCTCTTTTACGGCTTTTATAACTT includes these proteins:
- the tgt gene encoding tRNA guanosine(34) transglycosylase Tgt, encoding MFSFKLLKKDGNARLGLIKTAHGEIETPVFMPVGTQGTVKAVTKDQLLSTKPQIILGNTYHLYLRPGIEVIQYFGGLHRFINWEKPILTDSGGFQVFSLSREKSKAGKHKAEVILTEEGVKFKSHLDGSWHFFTPEFVIHIQEIIGSDIIMPLDICPPYPVSYTTAKDAVIKTLSWLERSKKAKKNDWQGLFGIIQGSVYQDLRKESAIKTVDMDMDGYSIGGLSVGEPAELMYEMTEVVIPFIPEDKPRYLMGVGTPENIIESVDRGVDMFDCVMPTRNARNGTLFTTYGRINIKAAKFKFSDDPVDPECDCYTCRNFSKGYIRHLFNAEEITGMILATIHNLRFYTRLMENIRKSIKENRFKDFKKDFLEKIKINQKG
- a CDS encoding NYN domain-containing protein, producing MLGIFRKKKTKVVYRYPNERVVIFIDGGNMFHATNALKIKINYKKLVEILRKDRWLLRAYFYTGIPSGDLPKDVREQLRKQMGFLKELQNLGIKVKTMPLKKTPEGYIEKGIDILIATDMISLAFKNAYDTVVLVSGDSDFVPVVEKIQELGKRIENASFKKTSSYELRRVCDEFILLDNIKHRFTTPLIQEKTEAEKGIFTDILKKLRSLFRGGKR
- a CDS encoding histone deacetylase, whose amino-acid sequence is MRKVGYIYDEIYLKHDTGEGHPESPQRLIAINEYVDLIKDKLIFIKPRRATAQDVAMIHDPYYPQEIMDLCSAGGTYLDPDTRCSVFSYEAALYAVGAGLEAVDRLKKGEVERVFAAVRPPGHHAEYSKAMGFCIFNNISIAARYAQKKGYKKVFIIDFDAHHGNGTQKAFYEDDTVFYFSTHEYPFYPGTGSKEEKGKGKGYGYTYNVPLPAGTGDDVYEKVYSEELPPLIERFDPDIIMVSAGYDLHMDDPLTYLEVTTEGIGKIVENILKTKDVPFLFMLEGGYNLIALGESVKLTIEKMLQV
- a CDS encoding UDP-N-acetylmuramoyl-L-alanyl-D-glutamate--2,6-diaminopimelate ligase encodes the protein MKTKKIDQLFEKKEIVNTGKDKYITGLSNNSKDIKNGYVFFAIKGTIADGHSFAEEAIKKGASAVVVQDADIAKKMKEKYPDVWVFLVKDTRKKQAEVSRKFYDFPDKKVKIIGITGTNGKTTVSYLISQLIEKSGRKTGIIGTIDYRVGDVVISEGRTTPDSIQWFKILKQMSDLGAEYVVAEVSSHALDQMRVYGTKFSGAVFTNLSQDHLDYHKNMEEYFLAKERLFDMLDRETPAVVNTDDIYGKRLYSRFNKNISGVGTQNNPEFKIEDIKLSEKGSSFFLHWKNKKIPVKTKLIGLFNVYNTALSISILLKMGFSPEFLSKASEDLKPVRGRLERIEGNGFSVFVDYAHTPDALKNVLQTLKALKKGRLITVFGAGGDRDRSKRPLMGEVASELSDIVIITSDNPRSEDPIKIIEDIKSGIKGNSFKVIPDREKAIKEAVYTASEGDIILIAGKGHESYQIVGKDIIPFDDLKVAKKYIKKRQQVLPRQEKY